A section of the Humulus lupulus chromosome 2, drHumLupu1.1, whole genome shotgun sequence genome encodes:
- the LOC133814902 gene encoding B3 domain-containing protein REM6-like, whose translation MSKVITYIYSFINILFWSSFVQQIPKAFWVKYCGSLSNQVYLKLPCGSRWEVGLTKTDGKVWIEEGWNKFVEHCSLSRGNLLVFRFEGDSQFNVIIFDKTIVEIDYPSNHNNFGKHNVETDVCIDVLGSYPKARDKPPLPCSRPNKKMKTNPYGKSKSLNLFMKNIVLVVPSQEPNNWDFSDKVCGDSPLPRWMEPEYFLRKQKLNAKEMAEALKRAKGFKSKDPFFMICMRPSFVGTKINMIIPSVFAKHYLLSTSKHQDVILKVQDGRTWSVKYYFRSHGGSPKTRFEGGWKAFAEDNNLKLGDVCAFVLRKSTGIMLFEVVIFCENGVANSPMLPELNVMTKESRSSKVESCSTMKEQALERASCSQTKRPSFTVTMRAVYTTGRCNFCLPYNFVEKYISKKECEVRLWVSDGRSWFVQLRVRQRNVLPRAELLSHGWKAFALANSLRAGDICTFEFTNNGNEISFKVSIVKIVDDACNKQVANKRRTTTPSKRKRNPCVKVESSFNYDKANMIPQNLIAKIEQEKIKVEPSDSSMKLISEANTGNQGTCKRPSSSGLSRASEVASQFFSKNPYFQVILRSNHVLGCVLHIPCTFGVHYFEEKTQTVMLWVGEKYWYVKLLAYKSDYKFSAGWAAFAKGNSLQPRDVCIFELIKRNQSEMKVYIFRQSGLAQE comes from the exons ATGTCTAAAGTCATAACTTATATTTACTCTTTCATTAACATTTTATTTTGGTCTTCCTTTGTGCAGCAAATTCCCAAGGCATTTTGGGTGAAATATTGTGGCTCCTTGTCGAATCAAGTATACCTTAAGCTTCCATGTGGATCAAGATGGGAGGTAGGGTTGACAAAAACTGATGGAAAGGTATGGATTGAAGAAGGTTGGAATAAATTTGTAGAACATTGCTCTTTAAGTCGTGGAAACCTCTTAGTTTTCCGATTTGAAGGGGACTCTCAGTTCAATGTTATCATATTCGACAAAACAATTGTGGAGATAGATTATCCTTCTAATCATAACAATTTTGGGAAGCATAATGTTGAAACTGATGTTTGTATTGATGTTTTGGGAAGCTATCCTAAAGCCAGGGACAAACCTCCATTACCGTGTTCTCGTCCAAACAAGAAAATGAAAACTAATCCATATGGTAAATCTAAAAGTCTTAACCTTTTTATGAAGAATATAGTTTTGGTTGTTCCAAGTCAGGAACCAAATAAT TGGGATTTTTCTGATAAAGTATGTGGAGATTCTCCCCTACCAAGGTGGATGGAACCTGAATATTTTTTAAGGAAGCAGAAGTTGAATGCAAAAGAAATGGCTGAAGCCCTTAAGAGAGCTAAAGGTTTTAAATCTAAAGATCCCTTTTTCATGATTTGCATGCGACCATCATTTGTTGGAACTAAGATTAATATG ATTATACCATCTGTCTTTGCAAAACATTACCTCCTCAGTACTAGTAAGCATCAAGATGTGATCCTTAAGGTTCAGGATGGAAGGACCTGGTCTGTGAAATACTATTTCAGATCGCATGGCGGGTCTCCAAAAACCAGATTTGAGGGTGGTTGGAAGGCATTTGCTGAAGACAATAATTTGAAATTAGGTGATGTTTGTGCCTTTGTTTTGAGAAAGAGTACGGGGATAATGTTGTTTGAAGTCGTTATTTTTTGTGAAAATGGAGTAGCAAATTCCCCTATGTTACCAG AACTTAATGTCATGACAAAAGAAAGCCGATCAAGTAAAGTAGAATCTTGTAGCACCATGAAGGAGCAAGCTCTTGAAAGAGCAAGTTGTTCTCAAACTAAAAGGCCATCCTTCACAGTCACTATGCGTGCAGTGTATACAACTGGCCGTTgtaatttt TGCTTGCCATACAATTTTGTGGAGAAGTACATTAGTAAGAAAGAATGTGAGGTAAGGCTTTGGGTTTCGGATGGTAGATCTTGGTTTGTCCAATTAAGGGTGAGGCAAAGAAATGTGTTACCCAGAGCTGAATTGTTAAGCCATGGCTGGAAAGCATTCGCACTGGCCAATAGTCTGCGAGCGGGTGATATTTGCACATTTGAATTTACTAACAATGGCAATgaaatttcatttaaagtttccATTGTTAAGATAGTTGATGATGCATGTAACAAGCAAG TTGCAAATAAGAGAAGAACAACTACACCATCCAAGCGAAAGAGAAATCCTTGTGTGAAAGTTGAATCTTCTTTTAATTATGATAAAGCCAACATGATTCCACAGAACCTGATTGCAAAGATAGAACAAGAGAAAATTAAAGTTGAACCTTCAG ACAGCTCTATGAAGCTGATATCTGAAGCAAATACTGGTAATCAAGGTACTTGTAAGAGGCCTTCATCTTCTGGACTTAGCAGAGCTTCTGAAGTAGCCAGCCAATTCTTCTCGAAAAATCCTTACTTCCAAGTGATTTTGCGATCAAATCACGTGCTTGGATGTGTACTG CATATTCCATGTACTTTTGGAGTGCATTATTTTGAGGAAAAGACACAAACTGTGATGCTTTGGGTTGGTGAGAAATATTGGTATGTGAAGTTATTGGCTTATAAATCAGATTATAAATTTTCTGCTGGGTGGGCTGCATTTGCAAAAGGGAACTCTCTTCAGCCAAGAGATGTATGCATCTTTGAGCTGATTAAGAGAAATCAATCTGAGATGAAAGTTTATATATTTAGACAAAGTGGTTTGGCTCAAGAGTAG